The DNA sequence GAAGAGCCTGACTACTTACTTAATAATGAAAAGTCGACAATTTAACATGAACATAAATCATCGTCGACGAATAGTTAGTACACAACAATGTATTGTTGATAGAAAAACAAGCCTTGTGAAATTCTTACTAGATAGTAAAATAACATTTACCTATGATCGCGCCACAATGCATATTCGCGTAGGGTTCTTCCCCTGTCAGGATTTCCCACATAACTATTCCAAAAGAGAAAACATCAACCTAGAAATGACCAAGACATGCTGTTAATTGCCTCTGTCTTAATTtcaagaaacattgcatgagactAAAAACTGACTCATGGAGATCACCTTTTCGGAAACCCTGCTACTGCTCCCATTCAATAGTTCCGGCGCCATCCATGGGAGGGTTCCTCGCACACCACCAGAAACCAGGGTATTTCTTTTAATTCTTGACAATCCAAAATCTCCAACCTACGAAATTACACATGAAAATATCTCGTAAGCTAACTCGAAGTTTAGTAGGAAGTTAAAGATTTTTCTCCGGAATTGGACAGCATATGAGGAATAATATAGAAGATGCAACCAgctgaaaatatatatattttcacaTGATGCAGATCGAGTGCATTGAAATGCATTTctcaagatatatatgtatatgtatatgtatatatgtatgtttcgGGACCTACCTTGCATATCGGTCGTTGGAGATCTCTAAGGTTCACTAGTAAGTTGTCACATTTGAGATCAAAATGAACTATGTTCTTTGAATGCAAATATTCCATCCCAAAAGCAGCATCCATTGTGATTATAAGCTTTTTGCGATGATCAAGTGCGCTAAAGAAAAAGTAACATCATCAGCATAGTCATGCGATTTTTGCACCGGTGAAAGCAatacaagaaaattttatggCCGGCTCGGCTCACCTGTCCTTCCTTAGCAGGACATGCCTGAGTGATCCGTTCACCATGAACTCTGTGACGGTGGCCAATGTTCCCCCAGCACCATCTGGAACTACCCCATAAAAAGCTACCACGTTTGGATGGTGAAGTTTCGAAAGAATCTGTGCCTCCCTCCAGAAGTCATTGCTCTGTAGAATGAATCGAGCAGTATTCCAGTATAATCAATCAACTCGCGAAATGCATTACGTTTAAGTTCAGCATTACAGGTTTGCTGAAAAGTGAATAGCATGTCTGAATAGGAACTAAtggatgcaaaatttgaagattTCAGATTATTTTAAGCTTCATCAGTTTAACACTAAGGTCTTAATCAGAGCCCATATAGATTTCCTGCAATAATATGGTGCAACTAAAATaagatcaaattttgcatcgaaaGTCTTAACAAAGAGGTTTCTCCTATGTTGCTTATAAAAGATGGAAGTAATTGGATTGAATTGGTCGATTTCCTAAGCAACGAATCTGATAGAACATACAAGTGAAGCCCCGCTAACTTGGAAATTTTTAGTTCATGAAAGGTAAGCAAAGTGTAACTATCAATTATCATCTAAACAAGATAGTAGTAGTATAGCTGATAACACAGTAGAAGATCAGGTCACCAACAAACCAGTCGTTCTTGCTCAGAGGATCTCCCTGCGAAGCAGCTTTTCTTGATACGTTTGATTGCAACATCTGTTCCCCGCCACTTTCCATGGTAGACAGTTCCGAAAGTACCAGATCCCAATTCATGTAGCTCCTCAAGATCAGCATTTTTTATAATCTGAACATAAATAAGAATTTTAGCAGCATATCTAAGCACCTTGTTTTGTTAGCAACCAAGAGTTTTGAAGCCACTTTGTCTGATAGGCGACAAAAATGATCGGTGGTATACAGATCTTGTGCTCACCAAACATAAAACCTTAGGACATCATGAAGCTTTCCATGACAAACGACTAATTGATCTTATTCGACACATGGaagttccttttttctttttcttcatttttttttttttttttgcacaagGACATGTTGTGAAACCATATGCAGAAAACATTTGAACTTTCTTTCTTGGACATAACACTCTTTCATACACAATAATGCTTACAGTAAGATCCTAATTATATATTTGAGGGGACTATAGAAAAAGGACATACAAAAAAGGTCCATGAAACCTTACTGTAGAAGAAGaggcaacaaaaacaaaaaaagaaattttgATTACTATATATCGGTACCACATGTATAATTTGTGAACAATACATTGAACCAAGTCTAAGTATGACTGTCAGTATAAACATTTGTCTTGAGTATGACCGTTACTAAGTGTTAAGAACTGAGCTTATCAATCAAAGAACAGAGCATTGTCAATTGAGAAAACTTTAGTTATGCTATTTAGCTACTTGTTGAGAATGATAACAGTTGAGCATATGTTAAAAGTCTATGAAATCCTTGAAACACATTTTGAGGTGAATCATTTGATGAGAAATACACCTCACAAAATTTGCAaactatgttatgaaccaaaaggAAGCTTTAGTCTCAAAATAATTGAAATAGTTGCAGAACCAATTAGCAAGCTGTTGCAGAAAATATAACCTGCAGTTCAGATTGTAGAACATTAACATTTTTACCTGCAAACCATAGATCCCAGCTTCTATTTCTGCTATAGCAGCATCGCTTATAGATTCGTCCAGTTCTCTTACTCCAGCTTTCATATCCTGGATTTTAGATATTCAGCCACCATATCTAATATAAGGAATCGAATTAACCATCCTAAGAACCAAGTACAATAAAATCCATTTTTACCTCATTTTCAGACTCTGCTGGATAGATCCCAGCATCAGTCACTTCTGGCAATAAGGAATCATCATCTGCATCTTTAACAGTCTCACGAAGTACATGGGGAACAACTACTGCTGAAAACAGGATGGATGACGGAACAGCATGAGTTACATCCTCGACCGTAACAATTCCCTCGATTGGATGTTTGTCATGCATCTCGTGTACAGATTGTTTGCCATTCTCTTTCACCTGCTTATGACCGCAGAAGCCATTTTCCTTTACAATGCAACCTGAATCTGAAAAATCAACAACGCTTTGATCAAGGCAAGAAACTTCTCTCTCTGAATTTTCAGTGATAGCAGGAGTCCATGACAAAAACCAATTAGGAAGGTCGTGGTCAAGCAAGTCCTGGTCGAGATCACCatattcttggttattcttctgagATATTATGACAGATGGAAAATGAGAGACAGGGGCATTTGATGGCATGTCGACCACGCCATTTGAGTCTCTGTCACCAGAGCTTTCTCTAGCCATCTGTTCGGCAGATTTCTTCTGGTTCACTGTTTCTGAAGAATCCTTAGGCCAGGGAACAGGTGATACAGCAATGGTGTTTCCACCTTCAcatgcaaaatcacaatttaacAGCTGAAATGATTCGCCATGCTGACCATTAACCTTTCCACAATTTTTCACAGATATGTCTTGTATGCATCCATCGATTTGCTCATTAGAACAGTGCTCCATATGATTATCTGGATGAGAAGTTAAAACGACTGAAGATGCAGGAACAGAGGTTTCTAGCGCCTCTAACTCTTCAGAAGAAAGACGAGCTTCAAGCAATCTGCATTCTTTCATGGAAGTTTCTGATTCTTCAGAACGATTGTATTGACGAGTCTTGTTATCCTGAGGGTGTATAGCCTGCATAATATTATCATAAGAACATCCATGTAGCATATCCTGATCTACCAATTCTTTATTCCGATGCTCCTTATCTGTAAAATCTAGAGTCtgataatgaaaataatttataccaCATAGCTCCGGCTGCTGAGAAAAGCGAACCTGAGCATCGGTAGGCATGGTTCCTTGTGATTCAAAGAGAAGACTCGGTCGTGGCCTCGATCCTTCCTCCAAGTTACCTATGCGTAGCTCAGAGTATGGTGATACCTTCGTGTATGGTTTCATTGTTTCATGCTGATTCTGAAGAAATGAATCAGAACACTCACGAGGCGCAATTTGAAACGCAGCGAGTGAAACATCTGATCCTGTTACCCAACCCAAGTTTTCTGCTGCCCGTCCAAGATGTCTTTTTGAATCAAAAGATATATCCATTGCAGGAGGTATTTCACACCGAGGATATGCAGCAAGGTTGGTTTCACTGTGGGTAAACAGTGGCTTAACCAAGCCTTTCATCTGACTGTGATCTTGCAATGGTGCTCCCGCATGGGATCTGAGTGGCAGATCAACATCAGTATGTGAGTTATCATGAAGCTTCGCTCCTGCAGCACTTGGAGAATACCCTGTATCGAAAACATAATAACTCCCCAATGGTTGTAGGGGCTTTATCTGATCATCCACGGATTGCTCCTGAGGATATCTCGTATCTCGTTGCTGAATTGGCTTTGGAGAAAAAGGAGGTGATTGAAATGGGGACTTCAGTCCACTTGGAGAGTTAATAAAGAACTGAGGGGCAAGATGATGATTGAAGATTCCGATGCCGTTTTGGGCCTTCGCCCCATCGAGTGCATCGAATTGAGGACAAGAAGGAGACTCTTTATGAAAACTTGGAGAATCATCCAGATGACATCCCATTTGACCAGAGAAGCTATTTCTTCTCGAGTTCTTTCTCGGGCTCGGGTCTAGCATGTTATTAACGGCGACAACATACTGATACTCTGAGTTGCTCTGCAGTCCTAATGAATCTAGACAAGTGTTCTCAGACTCATTGAGAAAGATGAGAAATAATCGGAGTCGCTGTGAAGCATCAGCCTTTTCAACCCCATAGTGCTCTTCCATCATATTCTGCAGGTCCTCATCGGAAGCAACAGATATCAAAGCATCTAGTTCTTCACCTGGAAGCTGATACTTGATCGTATGAGGTTGCTTGCAAATGCCAAAAGTTTTATGCATCAGTTCTTTCCATGTAACATTCTGACCCATGGAAACAATTCGAGTTTCACC is a window from the Musa acuminata AAA Group cultivar baxijiao chromosome BXJ2-1, Cavendish_Baxijiao_AAA, whole genome shotgun sequence genome containing:
- the LOC103996359 gene encoding uncharacterized protein LOC103996359 isoform X1, which produces MDRGRIKRDGCNNYQNFHAGYEDLTCLLGLRRSVSTVYSEVSNSSLATGQVTDVKCLGYYADRSQTNKSPTEDDQRVSDKYRDEHSETGSFLRPIQVCRHDCQGSAASSSPQSGKLKLLCSFGGKILPRPGDGKLRYVGGETRIVSMGQNVTWKELMHKTFGICKQPHTIKYQLPGEELDALISVASDEDLQNMMEEHYGVEKADASQRLRLFLIFLNESENTCLDSLGLQSNSEYQYVVAVNNMLDPSPRKNSRRNSFSGQMGCHLDDSPSFHKESPSCPQFDALDGAKAQNGIGIFNHHLAPQFFINSPSGLKSPFQSPPFSPKPIQQRDTRYPQEQSVDDQIKPLQPLGSYYVFDTGYSPSAAGAKLHDNSHTDVDLPLRSHAGAPLQDHSQMKGLVKPLFTHSETNLAAYPRCEIPPAMDISFDSKRHLGRAAENLGWVTGSDVSLAAFQIAPRECSDSFLQNQHETMKPYTKVSPYSELRIGNLEEGSRPRPSLLFESQGTMPTDAQVRFSQQPELCGINYFHYQTLDFTDKEHRNKELVDQDMLHGCSYDNIMQAIHPQDNKTRQYNRSEESETSMKECRLLEARLSSEELEALETSVPASSVVLTSHPDNHMEHCSNEQIDGCIQDISVKNCGKVNGQHGESFQLLNCDFACEGGNTIAVSPVPWPKDSSETVNQKKSAEQMARESSGDRDSNGVVDMPSNAPVSHFPSVIISQKNNQEYGDLDQDLLDHDLPNWFLSWTPAITENSEREVSCLDQSVVDFSDSGCIVKENGFCGHKQVKENGKQSVHEMHDKHPIEGIVTVEDVTHAVPSSILFSAVVVPHVLRETVKDADDDSLLPEVTDAGIYPAESENEDMKAGVRELDESISDAAIAEIEAGIYGLQIIKNADLEELHELGSGTFGTVYHGKWRGTDVAIKRIKKSCFAGRSSEQERLSNDFWREAQILSKLHHPNVVAFYGVVPDGAGGTLATVTEFMVNGSLRHVLLRKDSALDHRKKLIITMDAAFGMEYLHSKNIVHFDLKCDNLLVNLRDLQRPICKVGDFGLSRIKRNTLVSGGVRGTLPWMAPELLNGSSSRVSEKVDVFSFGIVMWEILTGEEPYANMHCGAIIGGILNNKLRPPIPERCESEWRRLMEQCWSPDPVARPSFGEITDRLRAMSMAYQQKAQTRANR
- the LOC103996359 gene encoding uncharacterized protein LOC103996359 isoform X2 → MDRGRIKRDGCNNYQNFHAGYEDLTCLLGLRRSVSTVYSEVSNSSLATGQVTDVKCLGYYADRSQTNKSPTEDDQRVSDKYRDEHSETGSFLRPIQVCRHDCQGSAASSSPQSGKLKLLCSFGGKILPRPGDGKLRYVGGETRIVSMGQNVTWKELMHKTFGICKQPHTIKYQLPGEELDALISVASDEDLQNMMEEHYGVEKADASQRLRLFLIFLNESENTCLDSLGLQSNSEYQYVVAVNNMLDPSPRKNSRRNSFSGQMGCHLDDSPSFHKESPSCPQFDALDGAKAQNGIGIFNHHLAPQFFINSPSGLKSPFQSPPFSPKPIQQRDTRYPQEQSVDDQIKPLQPLGSYYVFDTGYSPSAAGAKLHDNSHTDVDLPLRSHAGAPLQDHSQMKGLVKPLFTHSETNLAAYPRCEIPPAMDISFDSKRHLGRAAENLGWVTGSDVSLAAFQIAPRECSDSFLQNQHETMKPYTKVSPYSELRIGNLEEGSRPRPSLLFESQGTMPTDAQAIHPQDNKTRQYNRSEESETSMKECRLLEARLSSEELEALETSVPASSVVLTSHPDNHMEHCSNEQIDGCIQDISVKNCGKVNGQHGESFQLLNCDFACEGGNTIAVSPVPWPKDSSETVNQKKSAEQMARESSGDRDSNGVVDMPSNAPVSHFPSVIISQKNNQEYGDLDQDLLDHDLPNWFLSWTPAITENSEREVSCLDQSVVDFSDSGCIVKENGFCGHKQVKENGKQSVHEMHDKHPIEGIVTVEDVTHAVPSSILFSAVVVPHVLRETVKDADDDSLLPEVTDAGIYPAESENEDMKAGVRELDESISDAAIAEIEAGIYGLQIIKNADLEELHELGSGTFGTVYHGKWRGTDVAIKRIKKSCFAGRSSEQERLSNDFWREAQILSKLHHPNVVAFYGVVPDGAGGTLATVTEFMVNGSLRHVLLRKDSALDHRKKLIITMDAAFGMEYLHSKNIVHFDLKCDNLLVNLRDLQRPICKVGDFGLSRIKRNTLVSGGVRGTLPWMAPELLNGSSSRVSEKVDVFSFGIVMWEILTGEEPYANMHCGAIIGGILNNKLRPPIPERCESEWRRLMEQCWSPDPVARPSFGEITDRLRAMSMAYQQKAQTRANR